In a single window of the Gossypium hirsutum isolate 1008001.06 chromosome D02, Gossypium_hirsutum_v2.1, whole genome shotgun sequence genome:
- the LOC121203085 gene encoding repetitive proline-rich cell wall protein 1-like, which yields MMSTTHLLVLLLGMVTLTAPTFGTCESPNYGKPPTPVYKPPKVKPPPYEPKPPVYTPPKKEKPEPKPPVYEPPKKEKPEPKPPVYEPPKKEKLEPKSPVYAPPKKEKPEPKPPIYEPPKKEKPEPKPPVYTPPKKEKPEPKPPMYEPPKKPPMYEPKPPKPSVYTPPKKKKPEPKPPMYEPPKKPPMYEPKPPKPPVYTPPKKEKPEPKPPMYQPPNNPPIYEPKPPKPPVYAPPKEEKPKPKPPVYEPPAYEPPYGHYPGHPPLGKPQ from the coding sequence ATGATGTCTACAACACACTTGCTAGTATTGCTACTTGGAATGGTGACTCTCACCGCTCCCACTTTTGGTACCTGCGAGTCACCAAATTATGGGAAACCCCCTACTCCAGTATACAAGCCTCCCAAGGTGAAACCACCACCATATGAACCTAAGCCACCGGTTTATACACCTCCAAAAAAAGAGAAGCCTGAACCCAAACCACCAGTGTATGAACCTCCTAAGAAGGAGAAGCCTGAACCTAAACCACCAGTATATGAACCTCCAAAGAAGGAGAAACTTGAGCCAAAATCACCGGTTTATGCACCTCCAAAGAAAGAGAAACCTGAACCCAAACCACCCATATATGAACCTCCAAAGAAGGAGAAGCCCGAGCCAAAGCCACCGGTTTATACACCTCCAAAGAAAGAGAAACCTGAACCCAAACCACCAATGTATGAACCTCCAAAAAAGCCTCCAATGTACGAACCTAAGCCACCAAAACCATCGGTTTATACACCtccaaagaaaaagaaacctGAACCCAAACCACCAATGTATGAACCTCCAAAAAAGCCTCCAATGTACGAACCTAAGCCACCAAAACCACCGGTTTATACACCTCCAAAGAAAGAAAAACCAGAACCCAAGCCACCAATGTATCAACCTCCCAACAACCCACCAATATATGAGCCCAAACCACCTAAGCCACCAGTTTATGCACCACCAAAGGAAGAAAAGCCAAAACCTAAACCACCAGTTTATGAGCCTCCAGCATATGAGCCACCATACGGTCACTATCCAGGACACCCACCGTTGGGGAAGCCTCAATAG
- the LOC107936248 gene encoding repetitive proline-rich cell wall protein 1-like, with the protein MMSTTHLLIFLLGVAALATPSFGTYESPNYGKPPTPVYKPPKVKPPPYEHKPPVYEPPKKEKPEPKPPVYTPPKKEKPEPKPPVYESPKKEKPEPKPPVYTPPKKEKLEHKPPVYEPPKKEKPEPKPPVYTPPKKEKPEPKPPVYEPPKKEKPKPKPPVYTPPKKEKPEPKPPVYQPPKKPPVYEPKPPKPPVYVPPKKEKPGPKPPVYEHPKKPPYGHYPGHPPLGKPQ; encoded by the coding sequence ATGATGTCTACCACACACTTGCTAATATTTCTACTTGGAGTGGCCGCTCTAGCCACTCCCTCTTTTGGTACCTATGAGTCTCCCAACTATGGGAAGCCCCCTACTCCTGTTTATAAGCCTCCTAAGGTGAAACCCCCACCTTATGAACATAAGCCACCTGTCTATGAACCTCCAAAGAAGGAAAAACCTGAACCTAAACCACCAGTTTATACACCACCAAAGAAAGAGAAGCCAGAACCCAAGCCACCAGTATATGAATCACCAAAAAAGGAAAAGCCCGAACCAAAGCCACCAGTTTATACACCTCCAAAGAAAGAGAAGCTTGAACACAAACCACCAGTATATGAACCACCAAAGAAGGAAAAGCCTGAGCCTAAGCCACCAGTTTATACCCCACCAAAGAAAGAGAAGCCTGAACCCAAGCCACCAGTGTATGAACCACCAAAGAAGGAAAAGCCTAAGCCTAAGCCACCGGTTTATACACCACCAAAGAAAGAAAAACCAGAACCCAAACCACCAGTTTATCAGCCTCCGAAGAAGCCACCAGTTTATGAGCCTAAACCACCAAAACCACCAGTTTATGTACCACCAAAGAAAGAGAAACCAGGACCCAAGCCACCAGTTTATGAACATCCAAAGAAACCACCGTATGGTCACTATCCAGGACACCCTCCATTGGGGAAGCCTCAATAG